A genomic stretch from Candidatus Kapaibacterium thiocyanatum includes:
- a CDS encoding 30S ribosomal protein S1, whose translation MSENMTAAGEDVTMSAVATAAEKPAAPKRTALAAILNGELDNISMDDSSFEALFERSMSKVKEDEMVHGTVVSVTKDEILVDIGFKSLGVVPRSEFVGAELLTAGDTVDVFVEKIEDAQGRLMLSRRRADFMKTWEDILKLYETQQVVPVRILRRIKGGMVVDLLGIEAFLPGSQIDVRPVRDFDAWVGRAIDVRVVKVNHPSENVVVSHKVLLEEQLSEQRGKILGTLEKGLVLEGTVKAISDFGVFVDLGGVDGLVHITDLSWGRVSHPSEIVQLDQTVKVVVLDFDENKKRISLGMKQLTSHPWEQIGEKYEPGTKVRGKVVSLTDYGAFIEIEKGVEGLIHISEMSWTQHVKHPSQMVSLGQQIEAVVLNIDKHDRKLALGMKQLEPDPWSDLMAKYPMNSVHKGTVRNLTNFGVFVELEPGVDGLVHISDLSWTKKIRHPGEFVKKGDELDVIVLSIDSDHRRISLGHKQIGDNPWDVFENTFTVGKETEGTVVRIIDKGVIVELPEGVDGFVPVSQLSFAPVRTIADFFHVGDVLPLRVVEFDKEQKKIVLSAVEFLRGKGTDEITAYNANHPVPNADKYNTDGTASAETSIEDLESSEPVGGDNA comes from the coding sequence ATGTCGGAAAACATGACAGCTGCCGGTGAAGACGTCACGATGAGTGCCGTTGCAACGGCTGCCGAAAAGCCGGCAGCACCGAAGCGTACGGCCCTTGCCGCTATCCTCAACGGTGAGCTGGACAACATTTCCATGGACGATTCCTCCTTCGAGGCGCTCTTCGAGCGTTCCATGTCGAAGGTCAAGGAAGACGAGATGGTCCACGGTACCGTGGTCTCCGTGACGAAGGACGAAATCCTCGTGGATATCGGCTTCAAGTCGCTGGGCGTGGTACCTCGCTCGGAATTCGTAGGCGCTGAACTGCTCACGGCCGGCGACACCGTCGACGTATTCGTGGAGAAGATCGAAGACGCACAAGGACGCCTGATGCTCAGCCGTCGTCGTGCGGACTTCATGAAGACCTGGGAAGACATTCTCAAGCTGTACGAAACCCAGCAGGTTGTTCCGGTCCGCATCCTTCGCCGCATCAAGGGCGGTATGGTCGTCGACCTTCTCGGTATCGAGGCCTTCCTGCCCGGTTCGCAGATCGACGTTCGTCCGGTACGCGACTTCGACGCATGGGTAGGCCGCGCTATCGACGTCCGCGTCGTGAAGGTCAACCACCCCAGTGAGAACGTCGTCGTCAGCCACAAGGTTCTGCTGGAAGAACAACTCAGCGAACAACGCGGCAAGATCCTCGGCACACTCGAGAAGGGTCTCGTCCTCGAAGGTACCGTCAAGGCCATTTCGGACTTCGGTGTCTTCGTCGACCTCGGTGGCGTGGACGGTCTCGTCCACATCACGGACCTCTCGTGGGGCCGCGTATCCCATCCGTCGGAAATCGTGCAGCTCGACCAGACCGTCAAGGTCGTCGTCCTGGACTTCGACGAGAACAAGAAGCGCATTTCGCTCGGCATGAAGCAACTCACCTCCCACCCGTGGGAACAGATCGGCGAGAAGTACGAGCCGGGTACCAAGGTACGTGGCAAGGTCGTTTCGCTGACGGATTACGGCGCCTTCATCGAAATCGAGAAGGGCGTGGAAGGTCTCATCCACATCAGTGAAATGTCGTGGACGCAGCACGTCAAGCATCCGTCGCAGATGGTATCGCTCGGCCAGCAGATCGAAGCCGTCGTCCTCAACATCGACAAGCACGATCGCAAGCTCGCTCTCGGCATGAAGCAGCTCGAGCCGGATCCGTGGTCGGACCTCATGGCCAAGTATCCCATGAACTCCGTTCACAAGGGTACGGTTCGTAACCTCACCAACTTCGGCGTCTTCGTCGAACTCGAGCCCGGCGTCGACGGTCTCGTCCACATCAGCGACCTCTCGTGGACGAAGAAGATCCGTCACCCTGGTGAATTCGTGAAGAAGGGCGACGAACTCGACGTCATCGTCCTGTCCATCGACTCCGACCACCGCCGCATCTCCCTTGGTCACAAGCAGATCGGCGACAATCCGTGGGACGTGTTCGAGAACACCTTCACGGTGGGTAAGGAAACCGAAGGCACGGTCGTCCGCATCATCGACAAGGGTGTCATCGTGGAACTGCCCGAAGGCGTCGACGGCTTCGTTCCCGTGTCGCAACTTTCGTTCGCACCGGTACGCACCATCGCCGACTTCTTCCATGTCGGTGACGTCCTTCCGCTGAGGGTCGTCGAATTCGACAAGGAACAGAAGAAGATCGTCCTCTCCGCCGTGGAATTCCTCCGTGGCAAGGGTACGGACGAGATCACGGCCTACAATGCGAACCACCCGGTTCCGAATGCCGACAAGTACAACACGGACGGAACGGCATCGGCCGAAACGTCCATCGAGGACCTGGAGTCATCCGAACCCGTCGGCGGCGACAACGCCTAA
- a CDS encoding dihydrofolate reductase, which produces MTRIIAGINMTIDGFCDHTAGIADEELHQHYTELLLNSGTLLYGRTTYQLMEGYWPALVERPSGDKSMDDFALAIDNIPKVVFSHTLERVEWRNTRLTRRDLEEEVLAIRQQPGKDTLVGSPSLIAALTELRLIDEFQLCIHPVIAGKGLPLFRHISDRMVLTLINTKTFGSGAVMHYYVPAAR; this is translated from the coding sequence ATGACGAGAATTATCGCCGGCATCAACATGACCATCGACGGATTCTGCGATCACACGGCCGGGATCGCGGATGAGGAACTTCACCAGCACTACACGGAACTCCTTCTGAACAGTGGCACGCTTCTCTACGGAAGGACTACCTATCAGCTTATGGAGGGGTACTGGCCTGCATTGGTCGAACGCCCCTCCGGAGACAAATCGATGGACGACTTCGCATTGGCTATCGACAACATCCCGAAAGTCGTGTTCTCGCATACGTTGGAACGTGTCGAATGGCGCAATACGCGCCTGACCCGCCGCGATCTCGAGGAAGAAGTCCTGGCGATCAGGCAACAACCAGGCAAGGACACTCTCGTAGGAAGTCCCAGTCTGATTGCCGCGTTGACGGAGCTCCGGCTGATCGACGAGTTCCAGCTCTGTATCCATCCGGTCATCGCGGGAAAGGGGTTGCCGCTCTTCAGGCATATCAGCGACAGAATGGTTCTGACGTTGATCAACACGAAGACATTCGGTTCTGGCGCGGTGATGCACTACTACGTACCGGCAGCCCGATAG
- a CDS encoding bifunctional phosphoribosylaminoimidazolecarboxamide formyltransferase/IMP cyclohydrolase, with product MPPSPHMMQALLSVSDKTGIVDLARELHALGIGLISTGGTAAALKEAGLPVTKVSDITGFPEIMDGRVKTLHPKIHGALLGVLDNSAHVREMEEHGITSIDIAIINLYPFEKTLANPSATEEDLIENIDIGGPAMVRASAKNFRHTCIVVNPGRYSELIDHLKSGNVPQVFRRQLAREAFSHTAYYDGMVSSWFARTEGLALPDERALPLRKEQALRYGENPHQRAALYGGFLNIFAQLHGKELSYNNILDIDAAAKLVLEFDEPTCVIVKHNNPCGVGSGTDLVDAYRKAFATDTVSPFGGIIALNRIVDKAFAEEIHSLFTEVLIAPSFTDEALDILRKKKDRRLMTMDEAALRASLGMDVRTVAGGYLVQDTDKELLDETALRTVTERHPTDDERAAMMYAWKIAKHVKSNAIVYAVKDRTLAIGAGQMSRLDSARIAVRKAEDAGIDLKGCAVASDAFFPFADGLIQAAEAGATCVIQPGGSVRDEEVIAAANEKGLAMMMTGMRHFRH from the coding sequence ATGCCTCCCAGCCCTCACATGATGCAAGCCCTGCTCTCCGTCTCCGACAAAACCGGTATCGTCGATCTCGCCCGCGAACTGCATGCCCTGGGCATCGGTCTGATCTCCACGGGTGGAACGGCCGCAGCGCTCAAGGAGGCGGGCCTCCCCGTCACGAAGGTGAGCGACATCACCGGATTCCCGGAAATCATGGACGGCCGCGTGAAGACCCTCCACCCCAAGATCCACGGCGCCCTGCTCGGCGTTCTTGACAACAGCGCCCACGTCCGGGAAATGGAAGAGCACGGCATCACGAGCATCGACATCGCCATCATCAACCTCTATCCCTTCGAGAAGACGCTGGCGAATCCGTCGGCGACGGAAGAAGACCTGATCGAGAACATCGACATCGGCGGTCCGGCCATGGTACGCGCCTCGGCGAAGAACTTCAGGCATACGTGCATCGTGGTCAATCCCGGCCGCTATTCCGAGTTGATCGACCACCTGAAGAGCGGCAACGTGCCCCAGGTCTTCAGACGTCAGCTCGCTCGCGAGGCATTCTCCCACACGGCCTACTATGACGGCATGGTATCGTCCTGGTTCGCACGTACCGAAGGTCTGGCGCTGCCGGACGAGCGCGCATTGCCACTGCGCAAGGAGCAGGCCCTGCGCTATGGAGAGAATCCGCATCAGCGGGCCGCTCTCTACGGAGGCTTCCTGAACATCTTCGCACAGCTCCACGGCAAGGAACTGTCCTACAACAACATCCTCGACATCGACGCGGCCGCGAAGCTCGTCCTGGAATTCGACGAGCCCACCTGCGTCATCGTCAAGCACAACAATCCATGCGGCGTCGGCAGCGGCACCGACCTCGTCGATGCCTATCGCAAGGCCTTCGCCACCGACACGGTAAGTCCGTTCGGCGGCATCATCGCCCTGAACCGGATCGTCGACAAGGCCTTCGCCGAAGAAATCCATTCCCTGTTCACGGAAGTGCTCATCGCCCCGTCCTTCACGGACGAGGCCCTCGACATCCTCCGCAAGAAGAAGGATCGCCGTCTGATGACGATGGACGAAGCCGCGTTGCGGGCGTCGCTCGGCATGGACGTACGGACCGTGGCCGGCGGCTATCTCGTCCAGGACACGGACAAGGAACTGCTCGACGAGACGGCTCTTCGCACCGTCACCGAGCGCCATCCTACCGATGATGAACGGGCGGCGATGATGTATGCATGGAAGATCGCCAAGCACGTCAAGAGCAATGCCATCGTCTATGCCGTCAAGGATCGTACGCTCGCCATCGGCGCAGGCCAGATGTCACGTCTGGATTCCGCCCGTATCGCCGTACGCAAGGCCGAGGATGCCGGCATCGATCTCAAGGGATGCGCCGTGGCTTCGGATGCGTTCTTCCCCTTCGCCGATGGCCTGATCCAGGCTGCGGAAGCAGGGGCGACGTGCGTCATCCAGCCTGGCGGGTCGGTCCGCGACGAAGAAGTCATCGCCGCGGCCAATGAAAAGGGACTGGCGATGATGATGACGGGCATGCGCCATTTCCGACACTGA
- a CDS encoding polyketide cyclase: MSEPVLDMSGIDPERDIVTRRVLQAPRHVVYKAWADPAHLAKWWGPKGFTNTFTDCELEPNGKWIFTMHAPDGADYPNESVFVKIVEHELIVWDHISGHRFRAVASFEEIDPDRTAVAYRMRFDSIDEYRKMKDFIVEKNEENFDKLEDEVKDMMAG, translated from the coding sequence ATGAGTGAACCAGTCCTCGACATGTCGGGAATCGATCCCGAACGCGATATCGTGACGAGAAGAGTGCTCCAGGCGCCGCGGCATGTCGTCTACAAGGCCTGGGCCGATCCTGCGCATCTCGCGAAGTGGTGGGGCCCGAAGGGCTTCACGAATACGTTTACCGATTGCGAACTCGAGCCCAACGGGAAGTGGATCTTCACGATGCATGCACCGGACGGTGCGGACTATCCGAACGAGTCCGTCTTCGTGAAGATCGTCGAACATGAACTGATCGTATGGGATCACATCTCCGGCCATCGCTTCCGCGCCGTGGCCAGCTTCGAGGAGATCGATCCCGACCGTACGGCCGTGGCCTACAGGATGCGGTTCGACAGTATCGACGAGTACAGGAAGATGAAAGACTTCATCGTCGAGAAGAACGAAGAGAACTTCGACAAGCTCGAAGACGAAGTGAAGGACATGATGGCCGGGTGA